From Myxococcales bacterium, the proteins below share one genomic window:
- the thiL gene encoding thiamine-phosphate kinase, translated as MPPVTSEADLVRALAVALGPAGDSVRLGIGDDCAVLARPSGDLVWTVDAHVEAVHFRREWLMYEDVGFRSYAAAASDVVAMGASPIAVLSALTLDPVVTDADVVALARGQRQASEAASAAVVGGNLSRGATFSVTTTVLGRVLGASAVERGGARPGDRLFLTGPVGLAGLGLRALEGGLAEDPRLREVVDAFRRPRVRYDLAAAVSHASAAVDVSDGLAIDAGRLASASGVAIVLGAAEVLSLGGAALVSGAARFGVEPMLAALQGGEDYVVLGAISPREPVPPGLTIVGEVRAGEGVFVDHGSELRRVGAVGHDHFA; from the coding sequence ATGCCTCCTGTGACGTCCGAGGCCGACCTCGTCCGCGCGCTCGCCGTCGCCCTCGGGCCCGCGGGGGACAGCGTACGGCTCGGCATCGGCGACGACTGCGCCGTCCTCGCGCGTCCCTCGGGCGACCTCGTGTGGACGGTCGATGCACACGTGGAGGCCGTTCATTTTCGGCGTGAGTGGCTGATGTACGAAGATGTAGGCTTTCGCTCCTACGCTGCGGCCGCGAGCGACGTCGTCGCGATGGGGGCGAGCCCGATCGCCGTGCTCTCGGCGCTCACGCTCGACCCGGTCGTGACCGACGCCGACGTGGTCGCGCTCGCGCGGGGCCAGCGCCAAGCCTCGGAGGCGGCCTCGGCGGCGGTCGTCGGGGGAAACCTCTCTCGCGGCGCGACGTTCTCCGTCACGACGACGGTGCTCGGGCGCGTCCTCGGCGCGAGTGCGGTCGAGCGCGGCGGCGCGCGCCCCGGAGATCGGCTCTTTCTCACGGGGCCCGTCGGCCTCGCGGGGCTCGGGCTTCGTGCTCTCGAGGGGGGCCTCGCCGAGGACCCGCGGCTGCGGGAGGTGGTCGACGCGTTTCGTCGGCCGCGCGTTCGCTACGATCTCGCCGCGGCCGTCTCGCATGCCTCGGCCGCGGTCGACGTGTCGGACGGCCTCGCCATCGACGCGGGAAGGCTTGCCTCCGCGAGCGGGGTGGCCATCGTCCTCGGGGCGGCGGAGGTGCTCTCGCTCGGAGGCGCGGCGCTCGTCTCTGGGGCCGCGCGGTTCGGCGTCGAGCCGATGCTCGCCGCGCTCCAAGGAGGGGAAGACTACGTCGTCCTCGGCGCGATCTCTCCGCGCGAGCCCGTGCCCCCGGGGCTCACGATCGTCGGGGAGGTGCGCGCCGGCGAGGGGGTCTTCGTCGATCACGGCTCCGAGCTGCGGCGTGTCGGCGCCGTCGGGCACGATCATTTCGCCTGA
- a CDS encoding 6-phosphofructokinase, producing MPTKLERNDKVCVLTSGGDAPGMNSALRGAARVGAELGLEMVGVEDGYVGLLAERFVPLDIRMLDDASRRGGTVLGTARSKIFPTPEGQRRAREVLAKSGFSALLVVGGNGSLTGAQTLEGVETGRGPLRVAGLPASIDNDLGGTSMAIGVDTAMNTIVEACDRICDTATAHRRIFLVEVMGRDCGYLAMTAGVAAGADTVLVRETDKSDAEVVDQVCRTIERAYAEGERRRRVLILKSEGVKLSTQDLKTQVDARLATTLADVDSRVTVLGHVVRGGTPSAFDRLLGARLANAAVRGLYDGHSGFMAGWVGPGVRQEPCVYDPYVVLVPLDEMLAETDKLHRGESALALWRKKVYREVESILER from the coding sequence ATGCCGACGAAGCTCGAACGCAACGACAAGGTCTGTGTGCTCACCTCGGGCGGCGACGCCCCGGGCATGAACTCGGCGCTCCGCGGCGCCGCGCGCGTGGGAGCCGAGCTCGGCCTCGAGATGGTCGGCGTCGAGGACGGCTACGTCGGTCTGCTCGCGGAGCGTTTCGTCCCGCTCGACATTCGCATGCTCGACGACGCATCGAGGCGAGGCGGCACCGTGCTCGGCACGGCCCGCAGCAAGATCTTCCCGACGCCCGAGGGGCAAAGGCGCGCCCGCGAGGTGCTCGCGAAGAGCGGATTTTCGGCGCTGCTCGTCGTCGGAGGGAACGGCTCGCTCACCGGGGCGCAGACGCTCGAAGGCGTCGAGACCGGACGCGGACCGCTGCGGGTCGCGGGGCTCCCCGCCTCGATCGACAACGATCTCGGCGGCACCTCGATGGCCATCGGCGTGGACACCGCGATGAACACGATCGTCGAGGCGTGCGACCGCATTTGCGACACCGCGACGGCGCACCGAAGGATCTTCCTCGTCGAGGTCATGGGCCGCGACTGCGGCTACCTCGCGATGACGGCGGGCGTGGCCGCGGGCGCCGACACGGTGCTCGTGCGTGAGACCGACAAGAGCGACGCCGAGGTCGTCGATCAGGTGTGCCGAACGATCGAGCGCGCGTACGCCGAGGGGGAGCGGAGGCGACGCGTGCTCATCCTCAAATCCGAAGGCGTGAAGCTCTCGACCCAGGATCTCAAGACCCAGGTCGACGCCCGGCTCGCGACGACCCTCGCCGACGTCGACTCGCGCGTCACGGTGCTCGGCCACGTCGTCCGCGGAGGGACTCCTTCGGCCTTCGATCGCCTGCTCGGCGCGCGGCTCGCCAACGCGGCGGTACGAGGCCTCTACGACGGCCACTCCGGGTTCATGGCGGGTTGGGTCGGGCCCGGCGTGAGGCAAGAGCCCTGCGTCTACGATCCGTACGTCGTGCTCGTGCCCCTCGACGAGATGCTCGCCGAGACGGACAAGCTCCACCGCGGAGAGTCGGCGCTCGCCCTCTGGCGGAAGAAGGTCTACCGCGAGGTGGAGTCGATCCTCGAGCGCTGA
- a CDS encoding FadR family transcriptional regulator: MAKIASPRKADEVSKELLFRIVSGQIAPGTLLPKEEELEAEFGVGRSVVREAVKLLEVHKLVLPVRRRGTVVLDPRASLSPEVVAAFLDRRTGPSAHAFLVGLLEVRKLLDVEMAGLAAARRTDEDITALRKATEAFAARAAAGEDVEDTVLAFGLVIASATKNPIYTMLVHWNSAAVRELRPVFAGVRASAGAHAQGLAMVVEAITRGDVNEARQLTALFHDWSGPQIVAAASR; encoded by the coding sequence ATGGCGAAGATCGCCTCACCGCGAAAAGCTGACGAGGTCTCGAAGGAGCTCCTCTTTCGGATCGTGTCCGGCCAAATCGCGCCGGGCACCCTGCTCCCCAAAGAAGAAGAGCTCGAGGCCGAGTTCGGCGTCGGGCGGAGCGTCGTGCGAGAGGCCGTGAAGCTCCTCGAGGTCCACAAGCTCGTGCTGCCCGTGCGCCGCCGCGGCACGGTGGTGCTCGACCCCCGCGCGTCGCTCAGCCCCGAGGTCGTCGCCGCGTTCCTCGACCGGCGCACCGGGCCGAGCGCGCACGCGTTCCTCGTGGGCCTGCTCGAGGTGAGGAAGCTGCTCGACGTGGAGATGGCCGGGCTCGCGGCGGCGCGCCGGACCGACGAGGACATCACCGCGCTCCGCAAGGCGACCGAGGCGTTCGCCGCGCGCGCCGCTGCCGGGGAGGACGTGGAGGACACCGTGCTCGCGTTCGGCCTCGTCATCGCGTCGGCCACGAAGAACCCCATCTACACCATGCTCGTGCACTGGAACTCGGCCGCGGTGCGCGAGCTGCGCCCGGTGTTCGCCGGCGTCCGAGCTTCGGCCGGTGCCCACGCGCAAGGCCTCGCGATGGTGGTCGAGGCCATCACGCGGGGGGACGTGAACGAAGCGCGGCAGCTCACGGCGCTCTTCCACGATTGGTCGGGCCCGCAGATCGTCGCGGCCGCGTCGCGCTGA
- a CDS encoding alpha/beta fold hydrolase, with product MPRLDPAPEPITIERPLPPFRLEAGAALLEPRARVLFWGTVAEHDVLREGGTLADDPDRPILCVLHTLTGALDPRTSFPRLFGRGRPFRPWTCRIVAVGLLGSHNDPAGPSSGTFPNRTEDLRHRPSPPVSRGGSPHDERRLPATVTTWDQARAVTFALHALGLHRVRLVLGASLGGMVALALAAYQGDAIERACAIASPLATSAWTLAHDHLVREILLSDPDFPHGEATRALARQVAFFGYRGRRALVERQGRETSGPRHAGAVAWSPRAPYRVETYFRHIAEGPHPDPRDTVAMLGAMDHHDLARRPPFWPGREGDAPLDRVSAHVTCVGISSDTFVTKEEVEAVAHALGARATYREITSDFGHDGFLVEEARVAAIAREAFGDMPTPAHPNRR from the coding sequence GTGCCGCGCCTCGACCCCGCTCCCGAGCCCATCACGATCGAGCGGCCTCTCCCCCCCTTTCGCCTCGAAGCGGGCGCGGCGCTCCTCGAGCCTCGGGCGCGCGTGCTCTTCTGGGGCACGGTCGCCGAGCACGACGTCCTTCGCGAAGGCGGCACCCTCGCGGACGATCCCGACCGGCCCATTCTGTGCGTCCTACACACACTGACGGGCGCGCTCGACCCTCGAACGTCGTTTCCGAGGCTCTTCGGGCGAGGGAGGCCGTTCCGCCCGTGGACGTGCCGAATCGTCGCCGTGGGCCTGCTCGGCTCGCACAACGACCCCGCGGGCCCCTCCTCGGGCACCTTCCCGAATCGCACCGAGGACCTTCGCCATCGGCCTTCGCCCCCGGTCTCCCGAGGTGGCTCGCCACACGACGAACGACGCCTCCCTGCCACGGTGACCACGTGGGACCAGGCGCGCGCGGTCACGTTCGCGCTGCACGCGCTCGGCCTCCACCGGGTCCGGCTCGTGCTCGGGGCCTCGTTGGGCGGAATGGTCGCCCTCGCGCTCGCGGCCTACCAGGGCGACGCCATCGAGCGCGCCTGCGCGATCGCGAGCCCGCTCGCGACGTCGGCGTGGACGTTGGCCCACGATCACCTGGTACGCGAGATCTTGCTGTCCGACCCTGATTTTCCCCACGGTGAAGCGACGCGCGCGCTCGCGCGGCAGGTCGCGTTCTTCGGATACCGAGGGCGCCGCGCCCTCGTCGAGCGCCAAGGCCGCGAGACCTCGGGGCCCCGACACGCGGGCGCCGTCGCGTGGAGCCCACGCGCGCCGTACCGCGTCGAGACGTACTTCCGCCACATCGCGGAGGGGCCCCACCCCGACCCACGCGACACGGTCGCGATGCTCGGCGCGATGGACCACCACGACCTCGCCCGAAGGCCACCGTTCTGGCCGGGCCGAGAGGGAGACGCGCCCCTCGATCGCGTGAGCGCACACGTGACCTGCGTAGGCATCTCGAGCGACACGTTCGTCACGAAGGAGGAGGTCGAGGCCGTCGCCCATGCACTCGGTGCGCGCGCGACTTATCGAGAAATCACGAGCGACTTCGGTCACGACGGCTTCCTCGTGGAGGAGGCGCGGGTCGCGGCGATCGCGCGCGAGGCGTTCGGCGACATGCCCACACCGGCCCACCCGAACCGACGTTGA
- a CDS encoding FHA domain-containing protein produces the protein MVTVRTRKRGGESRRETFRDGGLITIGRSPDNDVMLLCPRVSKHHATAQVTGGVVVLRDLASMNGTFVNGIPVRSQATLSHGDLVQIGDFVLSFDPGRPEPPAPAEVDEPTSTGLEPSLGEAIARERRLAESLTRRLRAEGLSREAMLRVVDAMVDLLAAQGDDPHENH, from the coding sequence ATGGTGACGGTGCGCACAAGGAAACGAGGCGGCGAGTCGCGACGCGAGACGTTCCGCGACGGCGGCCTCATCACGATCGGGCGGAGCCCCGACAACGACGTGATGCTCCTCTGCCCGCGGGTCTCGAAGCACCACGCGACCGCGCAGGTGACGGGGGGCGTCGTGGTCCTCCGGGACCTCGCGAGCATGAACGGCACCTTCGTGAACGGCATTCCGGTGCGCTCCCAGGCTACGCTAAGTCATGGAGATCTTGTACAAATCGGCGATTTTGTGCTCTCCTTCGACCCGGGGCGCCCGGAGCCTCCCGCGCCCGCCGAGGTCGACGAGCCCACGAGCACGGGCCTCGAGCCGTCCTTGGGAGAGGCCATCGCGCGCGAGCGGCGCCTCGCGGAGTCGCTCACGCGCCGTCTCCGCGCCGAGGGGCTGTCGCGCGAGGCCATGCTCCGGGTCGTCGACGCGATGGTCGACCTGCTCGCCGCGCAAGGGGACGACCCGCACGAGAACCACTGA
- a CDS encoding DEAD/DEAH box helicase family protein — protein MGSFSAACPGHSSGKNARRGDPRHVSQGRSLRFVSGTLELHGVSEADAPEGFVWDSRTACLRAPASVYARTVLAFRRDGLEVADEARGYATIDATPHVHRAARPYQDEALAAWKRAGGRGVVVLPTGAGKTHVAVLAIAEKKRSTLVLAPTLDLVRQWHGLLSATFGGPVGVVGGGEHDVRELTVSTYDSAYLHMEHLGARFGTIVFDECHHLPSPAYALAARQCLAPFRLGLTATPERTDGRDAMLDELVGPCVYRRDIVELAGDYLATYETEQVLVDLTPEERAEYQGARKIYKDFIAMNHIRMSHPRGFAEFVMLSARSPDGRRAMAAYRRQRELAFSASGKLEYTEHLLHVHRRDRVLLFTQDNATAYGLSRRFLVPVITHQTKVKERTEILSGLREGRYGVIATSRVLNEGVDVPEANVAIVLSGSGSVREHVQRLGRVLRKGEGKRACLYELVTADTGETYTSDRRREHSAYR, from the coding sequence GTGGGTTCCTTTTCTGCGGCGTGTCCCGGGCACAGCTCGGGCAAGAATGCCCGTAGGGGCGACCCCCGCCACGTGAGCCAAGGTCGTTCGCTCCGCTTCGTCTCGGGGACGCTCGAGCTCCACGGGGTGTCGGAGGCCGACGCGCCGGAGGGCTTCGTATGGGACTCTCGCACGGCGTGCCTACGGGCGCCCGCGAGCGTCTACGCGCGCACCGTGCTCGCATTTCGGCGTGATGGCCTCGAGGTGGCCGACGAGGCGCGCGGGTACGCCACGATCGACGCGACGCCCCACGTGCATCGCGCGGCGCGCCCCTACCAAGACGAGGCCCTCGCCGCGTGGAAACGCGCAGGCGGGCGCGGGGTGGTGGTGTTGCCCACGGGGGCCGGAAAGACCCACGTCGCCGTGCTCGCGATCGCCGAGAAAAAGCGCTCGACCCTCGTGCTCGCCCCCACGCTCGACCTCGTCCGGCAATGGCACGGGCTCCTCTCGGCCACGTTCGGCGGGCCGGTCGGGGTCGTCGGCGGGGGCGAGCACGACGTGCGCGAGCTGACGGTCTCGACGTACGACTCGGCCTACCTCCACATGGAGCACCTCGGCGCGCGCTTCGGCACCATCGTCTTCGACGAGTGCCATCACCTCCCGAGCCCCGCGTACGCGCTCGCGGCGCGCCAGTGCCTCGCTCCTTTCCGCCTCGGGCTCACCGCCACGCCCGAGCGCACCGACGGCCGCGACGCGATGCTCGACGAGCTCGTCGGCCCGTGTGTCTACCGCCGGGACATCGTCGAGCTCGCGGGCGACTACCTCGCCACCTACGAGACGGAGCAGGTGCTCGTCGACCTCACCCCCGAGGAGCGCGCCGAGTACCAGGGTGCACGGAAAATCTACAAAGATTTCATTGCGATGAACCATATTCGGATGAGCCATCCGCGCGGCTTCGCCGAGTTCGTCATGCTGTCGGCGCGTTCGCCCGACGGGCGAAGGGCGATGGCCGCGTACCGCCGTCAGCGCGAGCTCGCGTTCTCGGCGAGCGGCAAGCTCGAGTACACCGAGCACCTCCTCCACGTGCACCGGCGTGATCGGGTCCTGCTCTTCACGCAAGACAACGCGACGGCCTACGGTCTCTCGCGCCGGTTCTTGGTGCCTGTCATCACGCACCAGACGAAGGTGAAAGAGCGCACCGAGATCCTCTCGGGTCTGCGCGAAGGGCGCTACGGCGTCATCGCGACGTCTCGCGTGCTGAACGAGGGGGTCGACGTGCCCGAGGCGAACGTGGCCATCGTGCTCTCCGGCTCGGGGTCCGTGCGCGAGCACGTGCAGCGCCTCGGGCGGGTGCTCCGCAAAGGCGAGGGAAAGCGGGCGTGCCTCTACGAGCTCGTCACCGCCGACACGGGCGAGACCTACACGAGCGACCGCAGGAGGGAGCACAGTGCTTACCGCTGA
- a CDS encoding DUF790 family protein, giving the protein MLARRQKGELRLRKLTDDELARATTLAHALVREAHAHTGSSRESLTAAFSALVDESLDRRLQNGLQKLVLDACEISQGDASFAPDYRRELFVEAAKSRRELGDGDTFDRDAVVGAVAARLEVSPEALEDGLFADLRDADRVVRGPAVNGDTLVASLEPEMARAVMLRAVSAVCTVRSRDAGAVRHFLRVLKFHKLLFEVEAAGEGVFVVRVDGPFSLFESVTKYGLGFAMLLPALEALEAYEVEAEVLWGKERTRLVFRRSGGLGPGASSPSATVLSDEARKLLEGLAPLCEAEGLSVEPCAELLALPGVGVVVPDLVVKRRRERVFVELLGFWSRDAVWKRVELVEAGLSERVVFCASERLRVRESVLDDDRASLYVWKGVPQPKKVLERVMRWLGREKASVKKPKKT; this is encoded by the coding sequence GTGCTCGCGCGCCGCCAGAAGGGGGAGCTCCGCCTGCGGAAGCTCACCGACGACGAGCTCGCGCGGGCGACGACGCTCGCCCACGCCCTCGTGCGGGAGGCTCACGCCCACACGGGGAGCAGCCGCGAGAGCCTCACCGCGGCGTTCTCCGCGCTCGTTGACGAGTCCCTCGACCGTCGCCTCCAGAACGGCCTCCAGAAGCTCGTGCTCGACGCCTGCGAGATCTCCCAAGGGGACGCGTCCTTCGCGCCCGACTACCGCCGCGAGCTCTTCGTCGAGGCCGCGAAGAGCCGTCGCGAGCTCGGTGATGGAGACACGTTCGATCGCGACGCGGTCGTCGGCGCGGTCGCGGCGCGCCTCGAGGTGTCTCCCGAGGCCCTCGAGGATGGCCTCTTCGCCGACCTCCGCGACGCCGATCGCGTGGTGCGTGGGCCGGCGGTGAACGGCGACACGCTCGTCGCGTCGCTCGAGCCCGAGATGGCGCGTGCCGTCATGCTGCGCGCCGTTTCGGCCGTGTGCACGGTGCGCTCGCGCGACGCAGGGGCGGTCCGTCACTTTCTGCGCGTCCTCAAGTTCCACAAGCTCCTCTTCGAGGTCGAGGCCGCCGGGGAGGGGGTGTTCGTGGTGCGCGTGGACGGCCCGTTCAGCCTCTTCGAGTCCGTCACGAAGTACGGCCTCGGGTTCGCGATGCTGCTGCCCGCCCTCGAGGCGCTCGAGGCCTACGAGGTCGAGGCCGAGGTGCTGTGGGGAAAAGAGCGCACACGGCTCGTCTTCCGCCGGTCGGGTGGCCTCGGGCCGGGCGCCTCGTCCCCGTCGGCTACTGTTTTGTCCGACGAGGCGCGAAAGCTCCTCGAGGGCCTCGCGCCGCTCTGCGAGGCCGAGGGGCTCTCGGTCGAGCCGTGCGCCGAGCTGCTCGCGCTCCCGGGGGTCGGTGTCGTCGTCCCCGACCTCGTCGTGAAGCGAAGGCGTGAGCGTGTCTTCGTGGAGCTGCTCGGCTTCTGGAGCCGTGACGCGGTCTGGAAGCGCGTGGAGCTCGTCGAGGCCGGGCTCTCGGAGCGGGTCGTCTTCTGCGCGAGCGAGCGGCTGCGCGTCCGCGAGAGCGTGCTCGACGACGATCGCGCGTCGCTCTACGTGTGGAAGGGCGTGCCGCAACCGAAGAAGGTGCTCGAGCGCGTGATGCGTTGGCTCGGGCGCGAGAAGGCGTCCGTAAAAAAGCCAAAGAAAACATAG
- a CDS encoding SUMF1/EgtB/PvdO family nonheme iron enzyme, protein MRRRFCLPLVLVAACSLKAAAPPPPRDVPDANELLADTSPTMSAVVDGAPFESDGGPPDASLVKGALTPDGGDAYEPPLHKTSAKELLALFTIRPLTQKETARILPEPFLAQIVGVGTPAKIHQGNPTISTHDVSRRACLAGLEGTVLQTSEQRARCGHDNMVPVHLRGKDPYFCIDIFEFPNRPCELPFVWASPTYAKKLCELQGKRLCSQIEWQLACRADPNDGPDTVYAYGDTLDLDACHTKKRHRQVAEKPCTTTDAPTTYRTCPTDTEPSGSFPKCRSRYGVYDLHGNVAEIMMRRDGDGTVKSQLKGSAWFYDEVAREVSGPPLHPGSQGAYPDHCNFDPRWHVEPIENAWHVNYHLGFRCCASIP, encoded by the coding sequence GTGAGGCGCCGCTTCTGTCTTCCGCTCGTGCTCGTCGCCGCGTGCTCGTTGAAGGCGGCCGCACCTCCGCCGCCACGCGACGTCCCCGATGCGAACGAGCTCCTCGCCGACACCTCGCCCACCATGTCCGCCGTCGTCGACGGCGCGCCCTTCGAGTCCGACGGCGGGCCCCCGGACGCCTCCTTGGTGAAGGGCGCCCTCACCCCCGACGGCGGGGACGCGTACGAGCCACCGCTCCACAAAACCTCGGCCAAAGAGCTGCTCGCGCTCTTCACGATTCGCCCGCTCACCCAGAAAGAGACCGCGCGGATCTTGCCGGAGCCCTTCCTCGCGCAGATCGTCGGCGTGGGCACCCCCGCCAAGATTCACCAAGGGAACCCGACGATCTCCACCCATGACGTCTCTCGCAGGGCGTGCCTCGCGGGGCTCGAGGGGACGGTGCTCCAGACGAGCGAGCAACGCGCGCGCTGCGGGCACGACAACATGGTGCCCGTGCACTTGCGCGGAAAAGACCCTTACTTCTGCATCGACATCTTCGAGTTCCCGAACCGGCCGTGCGAGCTCCCGTTCGTGTGGGCATCCCCCACGTACGCGAAGAAGCTCTGCGAGCTTCAAGGCAAGCGCCTCTGCTCGCAGATCGAGTGGCAGCTCGCGTGCCGGGCCGATCCGAACGACGGGCCCGACACGGTGTACGCGTACGGCGACACGCTCGACCTCGACGCGTGCCACACGAAGAAGCGTCACCGGCAGGTCGCCGAGAAGCCGTGCACGACGACCGACGCCCCGACCACCTACCGCACGTGCCCGACCGACACGGAGCCGTCGGGCTCGTTCCCGAAGTGCCGCTCGCGCTACGGCGTCTACGACCTCCACGGCAACGTGGCCGAGATCATGATGCGCCGGGACGGCGACGGCACCGTCAAGAGCCAGCTCAAAGGGAGCGCGTGGTTCTACGACGAGGTCGCTCGCGAAGTGTCCGGGCCACCTCTCCACCCAGGCTCGCAGGGCGCGTACCCCGACCACTGCAACTTCGATCCGAGGTGGCACGTGGAGCCCATCGAGAACGCGTGGCACGTGAACTACCACCTCGGATTCCGGTGCTGCGCGAGCATCCCGTAG
- a CDS encoding serine/threonine protein kinase, with product MMTPAAAPPPSRPSRYATLLKLASGGMASVWVGTVRGGLGFRQLVAIKKPHPHLVETAEHRAELLAEAALASSIHHANVVDVRDVEVAGDEVSLVMDYVEGASLSEILGRLQSKGGRLPPGCAVRICLDALAGLHAAHELHDDRGRPVGLVHRDVSPQNVLVGTDGIARVVDFGVAKFRKKDHSTTTGQLKGKIAYMSPEYLRNESIDRRLDVFAMGVVLWESLTGRRLFRGAHDADTLQNVLGLTPGKVGALVPEAAPIDAVLEGALAKDPSHRFASAAAMSAALESAARSAGIVGSPRDVSAVVLELFGGELSQRRETIREKLAHEPSVASLFEGARLTPVRDPVLVAPVSVSPPTVRDPVDLGQTLRDDAPASATRRDPAHVPATEVANAASQPSLGGTNELSLSALDRASIPRPRGAGFWGLVVGVPLVVVAAVVGGVTVTRRSTPLPGTDPSTVASSGAPPVSVSSSSASPSAPSVGAVPSSSAAPQAPSAAPRPSGEKPKVPVLRPSATTTPPKGPPPNPYAH from the coding sequence ATGATGACCCCGGCCGCGGCGCCGCCTCCCTCTCGCCCGTCTCGCTACGCGACGCTGCTCAAGCTCGCGTCCGGGGGGATGGCGTCGGTGTGGGTGGGGACTGTGCGCGGGGGGCTCGGGTTTCGCCAGCTCGTCGCGATCAAGAAGCCTCACCCCCACCTCGTCGAGACTGCGGAGCACCGCGCCGAGTTGCTCGCCGAGGCGGCGCTCGCGTCGTCGATCCACCACGCGAACGTCGTCGACGTGCGCGACGTCGAGGTCGCCGGAGACGAGGTCTCGCTCGTCATGGACTACGTCGAGGGCGCGTCGCTCTCCGAGATCCTCGGGCGCCTCCAGTCGAAGGGCGGGCGCCTCCCTCCCGGGTGTGCCGTGCGTATCTGCCTCGACGCGCTCGCCGGTCTCCACGCGGCCCACGAGCTTCACGACGATCGCGGGCGCCCGGTAGGCCTCGTGCACCGTGACGTCTCGCCTCAGAACGTGCTCGTCGGAACCGATGGGATCGCACGGGTCGTCGACTTCGGCGTGGCCAAGTTTCGGAAGAAAGACCACTCGACCACCACGGGCCAGCTCAAGGGCAAGATCGCGTACATGTCCCCGGAGTACCTCCGGAACGAGTCGATCGACCGCCGCCTCGACGTCTTCGCCATGGGCGTCGTGCTGTGGGAGTCGCTCACGGGGCGTCGTCTCTTTCGGGGGGCCCACGACGCGGACACCCTCCAGAACGTGCTCGGCCTCACGCCGGGCAAGGTGGGGGCGCTCGTGCCCGAGGCCGCCCCTATCGACGCGGTCCTCGAGGGCGCGCTCGCCAAGGACCCCTCCCACAGGTTCGCGTCCGCGGCGGCGATGTCGGCGGCGCTCGAGTCGGCCGCGCGGTCGGCCGGCATCGTCGGGAGCCCCCGCGACGTGTCCGCTGTCGTCCTGGAGCTCTTCGGCGGTGAGCTTTCTCAACGTCGCGAAACAATTCGGGAAAAGCTCGCTCATGAGCCCTCGGTGGCGAGCCTCTTCGAGGGGGCGCGCCTCACGCCCGTGCGCGACCCCGTGCTCGTCGCGCCCGTCTCGGTGTCGCCCCCGACGGTGCGCGATCCCGTCGATCTCGGGCAAACCCTTCGGGACGACGCTCCCGCGTCCGCGACGCGTCGCGATCCCGCGCACGTGCCCGCGACCGAGGTCGCGAACGCCGCGTCGCAGCCCTCGCTCGGAGGCACGAACGAGCTCTCTCTCTCCGCGCTCGATCGCGCCTCGATTCCGCGCCCTCGCGGGGCCGGGTTCTGGGGGCTCGTCGTCGGTGTGCCGCTCGTTGTCGTCGCGGCCGTCGTCGGGGGAGTGACCGTCACACGAAGGTCGACGCCTCTCCCCGGGACGGACCCGTCCACCGTCGCCTCGTCGGGAGCGCCGCCGGTCTCCGTCTCGTCGTCGTCCGCTTCGCCCAGCGCGCCCAGCGTCGGTGCCGTGCCCTCGTCGTCCGCAGCCCCCCAGGCCCCGTCGGCGGCGCCGCGACCGTCTGGCGAGAAGCCGAAGGTGCCGGTGCTGCGCCCTTCGGCCACGACCACGCCCCCGAAGGGCCCGCCTCCCAACCCGTACGCGCACTGA